In one window of Tumebacillus algifaecis DNA:
- a CDS encoding glycosyltransferase family 4 protein — MDVIRVLQVVRPMQGGMRRHVLDLIAGLQKGGLEVTVACPSELHRERELDGIPCLPLELVDGVHLMKDMRAVRQLAKLLREQSFDLVHLHGAKAGLVGRMARRSLPVPPPCVYTVHNQVLPRGGLVKRVLNTLERRLAPETDRVITVSHRLEQDVVATHGVPPWRTVTIHNGVEQATLLPRDHARQILGCEDSDRLVIGAIGRMVEEKGFSTLLEAFTILLARRVDAELVLIGDGPLLSDYQQVAGKIGPARVRFLGEVPQARRLLSGLDIVVQPSHAEGLGLVPIEAMLAARPVIASAVGGLPEVVIHGKTGLLVPPQQAVALADALQLLLQKADWRMGLGLAGQRRAEELFTRQAMIEATLREYRAVVAKRQGVML, encoded by the coding sequence GTGGATGTGATTCGCGTGTTGCAGGTGGTGCGCCCAATGCAGGGTGGCATGCGCCGGCATGTGTTGGATTTGATCGCAGGACTGCAAAAGGGCGGGCTCGAGGTGACGGTCGCATGTCCGTCCGAACTGCACAGGGAGCGAGAACTCGACGGCATCCCCTGCTTGCCGCTCGAACTGGTCGATGGGGTCCACCTGATGAAAGACATGCGCGCCGTGCGGCAACTGGCCAAACTGCTTCGCGAGCAGTCGTTCGATCTGGTGCATTTGCACGGTGCAAAAGCGGGTCTGGTCGGTCGCATGGCGCGGCGAAGTTTACCTGTCCCGCCGCCTTGCGTGTATACCGTACATAATCAAGTGTTGCCCCGTGGTGGGCTGGTCAAGCGCGTGCTGAACACGCTGGAGCGCCGACTCGCTCCGGAAACAGACCGTGTGATCACCGTTTCGCATCGTCTGGAACAGGATGTGGTCGCCACGCATGGTGTACCGCCGTGGCGGACGGTGACGATCCACAATGGGGTCGAGCAGGCGACATTGCTGCCAAGAGATCATGCTCGTCAGATCTTGGGCTGTGAGGACAGTGATCGACTGGTGATCGGCGCGATTGGCCGGATGGTGGAGGAAAAAGGATTTTCTACGTTGCTCGAAGCGTTCACGATTCTGTTGGCCAGACGGGTGGATGCTGAATTGGTGCTGATCGGAGATGGTCCGCTTTTGTCAGACTATCAGCAGGTGGCCGGAAAGATCGGGCCGGCTCGGGTGCGCTTTTTGGGTGAAGTTCCACAGGCGCGGCGCCTGCTCTCGGGGCTGGACATCGTAGTGCAGCCTTCACACGCTGAAGGGCTCGGACTTGTGCCAATCGAAGCGATGCTTGCGGCGCGTCCCGTGATCGCAAGCGCTGTCGGAGGTCTGCCAGAAGTGGTGATCCACGGCAAGACGGGGTTGCTGGTGCCACCGCAGCAGGCGGTGGCGCTGGCCGATGCGTTGCAGTTGCTGTTGCAAAAAGCGGACTGGCGCATGGGGCTCGGACTTGCCGGGCAGCGCCGGGCCGAAGAGCTTTTCACAAGACAGGCGATGATCGAGGCGACCTTGCGTGAATACCGTGCAGTGGTCGCGAAACGACAAGGGGTCATGTTATGA
- a CDS encoding LysM peptidoglycan-binding domain-containing protein: MKKINLKKWACAAIVAAGMLTITHVQAEAAGLADPIIVKQGQTLSHLAAQYGTSVQDWKQVNHLSSDLIYAGQKLHIVFPYHVNQGDQLAYIANRYETTVAEIQAINGMQSDRLIAGSTIIIPAGTNGYYKAATPSVPVQSAQDAIPAEQVQEQPPIKQPVVPARVAPTPVVQPVAAVKPAVPTIAGKEYSKALNMTASAYGPGNIMWQWGGKTFTGTQVREGVIAVDPKVIPLGSKVYVTGYKSPLLPAGGFVATAEDTGGAIKGNRIDIYIDGTQSQLKQFGMQGVKLYLLK, translated from the coding sequence ATGAAAAAAATCAACTTGAAAAAATGGGCTTGTGCAGCAATCGTTGCAGCAGGCATGCTAACGATTACACATGTACAGGCGGAGGCAGCAGGCCTCGCCGATCCGATCATCGTCAAGCAGGGGCAAACCCTGTCTCATTTGGCCGCTCAATACGGCACTTCTGTTCAGGATTGGAAACAGGTCAACCATCTGAGTTCCGACCTGATCTATGCAGGGCAAAAACTGCACATCGTATTCCCGTACCATGTGAATCAAGGCGACCAACTGGCATACATCGCCAACCGCTATGAAACCACTGTGGCGGAGATTCAAGCGATCAATGGGATGCAGTCCGATCGCCTGATCGCAGGCAGCACGATCATCATCCCGGCTGGTACGAACGGCTACTACAAGGCAGCCACTCCTAGCGTACCTGTTCAGTCTGCGCAGGATGCAATTCCAGCGGAGCAAGTTCAGGAACAGCCACCGATTAAACAGCCGGTCGTTCCGGCCCGCGTCGCTCCGACTCCGGTTGTCCAACCGGTAGCTGCTGTGAAGCCTGCGGTGCCGACCATCGCAGGGAAGGAATACAGCAAAGCGCTAAATATGACCGCGTCCGCTTATGGCCCAGGCAACATCATGTGGCAATGGGGCGGCAAGACGTTCACCGGAACCCAAGTCCGCGAAGGCGTGATCGCAGTCGATCCGAAAGTAATTCCGCTTGGTAGCAAAGTCTATGTGACAGGCTACAAGTCTCCGCTGCTTCCGGCGGGTGGATTTGTTGCGACCGCAGAAGACACAGGCGGAGCGATCAAAGGCAACCGCATCGATATCTACATCGACGGTACCCAATCGCAATTGAAACAGTTTGGTATGCAAGGTGTGAAATTGTACCTCTTGAAATAA
- a CDS encoding aminotransferase class I/II-fold pyridoxal phosphate-dependent enzyme, giving the protein MQNQTPLFTKLVEHASRNPIQFHIPAHKKGFGMPTEFSEFIGPNALSIDLINIAPLDDLHSPKGIIKEAQELAAQAFGADHTFFSVQGTSGAIMTMIMSVVGPGEKILVPRNAHKSIMAAIILSGAHPVFMHPEVDAEIGIMHGISVDTVRVTLDAHPDAKGVLLINPTYFGVSCDLKSIVELSHARGIPVVVDEAHGVLFKFHEDLPLSAMEAGADMAATSVHKLGGSMTQSSVLNVREGLVSPAHVQAVLSMLHTTSTSYLLLASLDVARKNMAVHGHKLIENVLRLSRDARKTINEEIPGMYCFGEEILKSSATFAHDPLKLSIAVKELGLTGWEVEKILRSDFNIEVEMSDLYNILCIVTFGDTEETLGALLHALREISARFGVQEKKDLPQVQNPSMPLLAVSPRDAFYNKQTEVVPLKEAAGRIMAESVMVYPPGIPIIMPGEVITQDNIDYIAENVKAGLPVQGPDDPNIEFIKVLK; this is encoded by the coding sequence ATGCAAAACCAAACTCCTCTGTTCACGAAGCTCGTCGAGCACGCGAGCCGGAACCCGATTCAGTTCCACATTCCTGCACACAAAAAAGGCTTCGGGATGCCGACCGAATTCAGCGAGTTCATCGGCCCGAACGCTTTGTCCATAGATTTGATCAACATCGCACCTTTGGACGATCTGCATTCACCAAAAGGCATCATCAAAGAAGCGCAAGAACTCGCCGCCCAAGCGTTTGGTGCGGATCATACGTTTTTCTCGGTGCAAGGCACTTCCGGTGCGATCATGACGATGATCATGTCGGTCGTCGGCCCCGGCGAGAAGATTCTCGTTCCGCGCAACGCGCACAAATCGATCATGGCGGCGATCATCCTCTCCGGTGCACATCCTGTGTTTATGCACCCGGAAGTGGATGCGGAGATCGGGATCATGCACGGCATCTCGGTAGACACCGTCCGCGTCACGCTGGATGCGCATCCTGATGCAAAAGGCGTTCTGCTGATCAACCCGACCTACTTCGGCGTCTCTTGCGACTTGAAGTCGATTGTCGAGCTCAGCCATGCGCGAGGCATTCCGGTGGTGGTTGACGAAGCGCACGGCGTGCTGTTCAAGTTCCACGAAGACCTGCCGCTCTCGGCGATGGAGGCGGGGGCTGATATGGCGGCAACGTCGGTGCATAAGCTCGGCGGATCGATGACGCAAAGCTCGGTGCTTAACGTTCGAGAAGGGCTGGTCTCTCCGGCGCACGTGCAGGCGGTGCTGTCGATGCTGCACACCACATCGACCTCCTATCTGCTGTTGGCGTCGCTCGATGTGGCGCGCAAGAACATGGCCGTTCACGGGCATAAATTGATCGAAAACGTGCTCCGTCTCTCCCGCGATGCTCGCAAGACGATCAATGAAGAGATCCCCGGAATGTACTGCTTTGGCGAGGAGATCTTGAAATCGTCGGCAACGTTCGCCCACGACCCGCTGAAGCTGAGTATCGCAGTCAAAGAACTAGGACTCACCGGTTGGGAAGTGGAAAAAATTCTCCGCAGCGATTTTAACATCGAAGTGGAGATGTCCGACCTGTACAACATTTTGTGCATCGTCACGTTTGGCGACACCGAAGAGACGCTTGGCGCTTTGTTGCATGCTCTGCGCGAGATCTCCGCACGCTTTGGTGTGCAGGAGAAAAAAGATCTGCCACAAGTGCAAAATCCGTCGATGCCGCTCTTGGCCGTTTCTCCACGCGATGCGTTCTACAATAAACAAACGGAAGTCGTTCCGCTCAAAGAGGCGGCTGGACGCATCATGGCCGAGTCGGTCATGGTCTACCCGCCGGGGATTCCGATCATCATGCCAGGCGAAGTGATCACCCAAGACAACATCGATTACATCGCGGAAAACGTCAAAGCAGGACTGCCGGTGCAAGGTCCGGATGATCCGAACATCGAGTTTATCAAAGTGTTAAAATAA
- a CDS encoding YwhD family protein, whose translation MELNLTGRDKHSTPDELQNLSAVMIHGDDIFVDQGAIHGKSRLERGIDFRAAKGPEDVPNGEKIAVIWVTLKTYEAGRGFSGIASAELVIDFPHGIGYKAMGPLVNQMDRAVKGRVDVSNLTSEQKAKLADFLQQLRADLWANTPDEVKAQLA comes from the coding sequence ATGGAATTGAACCTGACCGGACGCGATAAACACAGCACGCCAGATGAACTGCAAAACCTCTCTGCCGTGATGATCCACGGCGATGACATTTTTGTCGATCAAGGTGCCATTCACGGAAAAAGCCGCTTGGAGCGCGGGATTGATTTTCGCGCTGCCAAGGGGCCGGAGGATGTGCCGAACGGGGAGAAGATCGCTGTGATCTGGGTGACGCTGAAAACGTACGAAGCCGGGCGCGGCTTCAGCGGCATCGCGTCGGCAGAACTTGTGATCGACTTCCCACACGGCATCGGCTACAAGGCGATGGGTCCGCTGGTCAACCAGATGGATCGCGCTGTGAAAGGCCGTGTTGACGTGTCGAACCTGACTTCCGAACAAAAGGCAAAGCTTGCCGATTTTCTGCAACAACTGCGCGCCGATCTGTGGGCGAACACCCCGGATGAAGTGAAGGCGCAATTGGCCTAA